A region of Lacinutrix sp. Hel_I_90 DNA encodes the following proteins:
- a CDS encoding DNA translocase FtsK gives MAKAKKTTKKKAAPKLKKPSFKLSSQQKLIFGSLLVLCGVMLFIAFLSYLFTGKADQSLLSEFPSRTSETQNWAKVLGNWLGDFFIYKGFGAPSFIFSGLVFLSGVYILLDLKKEKLLQHWIWGIIIVIWLSVLLAFAAPLSDYLSGTIGFELNSYLQDYVGKVGIILLLIFVLITYLAIRFKFTPERIGSLFRSAKKEIKTEFRDASGNVFVPVDNALTDEAEAIKAAFESNSETLDPTTSKPSKVDLTETLKTESTSAALEIEIPKEEEEDEESLDIEVEKIIEEKSETDNLSDKLVADFGEFDPTLELSNYQFPPLDLLKKYENEGVTINQEELEENKNRIVETLNNYKIGIASIKATIGPTVTLYEIVPDAGIRISKIKNLEDDIALSLSALGIRIIAPIPGKGTIGIEVPNKNATVVSMRSVIASQKFQKTDMHLPIAIGKTISNETLVIDLAKMPHLLMAGATGQGKSVGLNAVLTSLLYKKHPAEVKFVLVDPKKVELTLFNKIERHYLAKLPGEAEAIITDNTKVINTLNSLCIEMDNRYEMLKNALCRNIVEYNKKFKDRKLNPNDGHAYLPYIVLVVDEFADLIMTAGKEVETPVARLAQLARAIGIHLIIATQRPSVNVITGIIKANFPARIAFRVSSKIDSRTILDAGGADQLIGRGDMLYTQGNDMIRIQCAFVDTPEVERIVDFIGSQKAYPDAYLLPEYEAEEGGTSLDIDISERDKLFRDAAEIIVTAQQGSASLLQRKLKLGYNRAGRIIDQLEAAGIVGGFEGSKARQVLITDLVALDQLLENEGQ, from the coding sequence ATGGCGAAAGCGAAAAAGACAACGAAAAAGAAAGCAGCACCCAAATTAAAAAAACCAAGCTTTAAATTATCAAGTCAGCAAAAACTTATTTTTGGTAGCTTATTAGTGCTTTGTGGTGTCATGCTTTTTATTGCATTTCTCTCTTATCTATTTACAGGTAAGGCAGACCAAAGCTTGTTAAGTGAATTTCCGTCCCGTACCTCTGAAACACAAAACTGGGCAAAAGTACTTGGCAATTGGTTAGGCGATTTCTTTATTTATAAAGGTTTTGGAGCACCTTCATTTATCTTTTCTGGATTGGTTTTTTTATCTGGAGTCTATATTTTATTAGACTTAAAAAAAGAAAAACTACTACAGCACTGGATTTGGGGCATTATAATTGTGATTTGGCTCTCAGTGTTATTAGCATTTGCAGCACCATTAAGTGATTATCTAAGTGGCACCATTGGCTTTGAACTTAATAGTTACTTACAGGATTATGTTGGTAAAGTGGGTATTATTTTATTACTTATTTTCGTGCTTATAACGTATCTGGCTATACGGTTTAAATTCACACCAGAGCGCATTGGCTCTTTATTTAGAAGTGCAAAAAAAGAAATCAAAACGGAGTTCAGGGATGCTTCAGGTAACGTTTTTGTACCTGTTGACAATGCATTAACTGATGAAGCCGAAGCTATAAAAGCAGCTTTCGAAAGCAATTCTGAAACGCTTGACCCTACCACTTCCAAGCCTTCCAAAGTGGATCTAACGGAGACTCTAAAAACCGAATCAACTTCTGCAGCCTTGGAAATTGAAATTCCGAAAGAAGAGGAAGAAGACGAAGAAAGCTTAGACATAGAAGTTGAAAAAATAATAGAGGAGAAATCTGAAACAGATAATCTTTCAGATAAATTAGTAGCAGATTTTGGAGAATTTGATCCTACATTGGAATTAAGTAATTATCAATTTCCACCTTTAGACTTATTAAAAAAATACGAAAACGAAGGAGTTACTATAAATCAAGAAGAGCTAGAAGAAAATAAAAACCGAATTGTAGAAACCCTAAACAACTACAAAATTGGTATTGCCAGTATCAAGGCGACTATTGGTCCTACCGTTACATTATACGAAATTGTACCAGATGCTGGTATTCGCATTTCTAAAATAAAAAACTTAGAAGATGATATTGCCTTATCACTCTCTGCACTTGGCATTAGAATTATTGCTCCAATTCCCGGAAAAGGAACCATTGGTATTGAAGTACCTAATAAAAATGCAACAGTCGTTTCTATGCGCTCTGTTATTGCCTCTCAAAAGTTTCAAAAAACAGATATGCACTTACCTATCGCGATAGGTAAAACCATTAGTAATGAAACTTTAGTTATTGATTTAGCAAAAATGCCTCACCTATTAATGGCTGGTGCAACTGGTCAAGGAAAATCGGTAGGGTTAAATGCAGTACTAACCTCTCTTTTATATAAAAAGCATCCTGCTGAAGTAAAGTTTGTATTAGTCGACCCTAAAAAGGTTGAATTAACGTTATTTAATAAAATTGAACGTCATTATTTAGCAAAATTGCCTGGGGAAGCAGAAGCGATCATAACTGATAATACCAAAGTAATTAATACCCTTAATTCATTGTGTATTGAAATGGATAATCGTTATGAAATGCTTAAAAATGCCTTATGTCGTAACATAGTAGAATATAATAAAAAATTTAAAGACCGTAAGTTAAATCCTAATGACGGGCATGCGTACTTACCATATATCGTTTTGGTGGTCGATGAGTTTGCCGATTTAATTATGACTGCCGGTAAAGAGGTTGAAACTCCTGTAGCACGTTTAGCACAATTGGCTCGTGCTATTGGCATTCATTTAATTATTGCGACTCAACGGCCGTCGGTTAATGTTATTACGGGTATTATTAAAGCCAATTTCCCTGCACGTATAGCCTTTCGAGTATCCAGTAAAATTGACTCCCGTACCATTTTGGATGCTGGCGGCGCAGATCAACTTATTGGTCGTGGAGATATGTTATATACACAGGGTAATGATATGATTCGAATACAATGTGCATTTGTAGACACACCAGAAGTAGAAAGAATAGTCGATTTTATTGGCTCACAAAAAGCCTATCCAGATGCTTATTTATTGCCTGAATATGAAGCTGAAGAAGGTGGCACGAGTCTTGATATAGATATATCAGAAAGAGACAAATTATTTAGAGACGCTGCCGAAATTATTGTTACAGCACAGCAAGGTTCGGCATCTTTATTGCAACGTAAACTTAAACTAGGTTATAACCGAGCAGGTCGTATTATTGACCAATTAGAAGCTGCAGGTATTGTTGGAGGATTCGAAGGCAGTAAAGCAAGACAAGTACTAATTACAGATTTAGTAGCTCTCGACCAATTATTAGAAAACGAAGGCCAATAA
- a CDS encoding diacylglycerol kinase, which translates to MEKKDSFIVNRIKSIGFAFKGAYLLLTTEASLKVQFVIAIIITAAGLYFELSSIEWCIQILVIALVMAVEGVNTVIEEIADFIHPAYHPKIGLIKDLAAGAVFIVAIAAVVVGCIIYIPKIF; encoded by the coding sequence ATGGAAAAAAAAGATTCTTTCATAGTCAACAGAATTAAAAGCATAGGTTTTGCATTTAAAGGAGCCTATTTATTACTCACAACCGAGGCCAGCCTAAAAGTACAATTCGTAATAGCTATTATTATTACTGCTGCTGGATTATACTTTGAATTATCAAGTATAGAATGGTGTATCCAGATTTTAGTGATCGCGCTTGTTATGGCTGTAGAGGGTGTTAATACTGTTATTGAAGAAATTGCCGACTTTATTCATCCTGCATATCACCCAAAAATTGGACTTATAAAAGATTTGGCAGCAGGTGCTGTATTTATTGTTGCTATTGCAGCTGTTGTCGTAGGCTGCATTATTTATATCCCTAAGATATTTTAA
- the tpx gene encoding thiol peroxidase, with amino-acid sequence MAEITLGGTAVETSGSLPEIGKKAPDFTLTVSDLSTQKLSDFEGHKVVLNIFPSVDTGTCAQSVREFNKQAVAMENTKVLCISRDLPFAQARFCGAEGLDNVVMLSDFKTGDFGKTYGLEFTSGAFEGLHSRCVVVLDENGIVKYTEQVQEVADEPNYKASLYALLDE; translated from the coding sequence ATGGCAGAAATAACATTAGGAGGAACAGCAGTTGAAACGTCTGGAAGCCTTCCGGAAATAGGTAAAAAAGCCCCAGACTTCACCTTAACGGTAAGTGATTTATCAACTCAAAAATTATCAGATTTCGAAGGACATAAAGTCGTATTAAATATATTTCCAAGTGTAGACACAGGTACCTGTGCGCAATCTGTTCGAGAGTTTAATAAACAAGCAGTAGCCATGGAGAATACTAAAGTATTATGTATCTCAAGAGATTTGCCTTTTGCACAAGCACGCTTTTGTGGAGCAGAAGGCTTAGACAATGTTGTAATGTTATCAGATTTTAAAACTGGAGACTTTGGTAAAACTTATGGTTTAGAGTTCACCAGTGGTGCTTTTGAAGGGTTACATTCGCGTTGTGTAGTGGTTTTAGATGAAAATGGTATTGTTAAATATACTGAACAAGTTCAAGAGGTTGCAGATGAACCAAACTATAAAGCATCATTGTATGCTTTATTAGATGAATAA
- a CDS encoding fasciclin domain-containing protein: MKTSKLIKSAVFTMAIFTAISGFSQEKMTKEQTVMVGGAAMYPSKNIVENAVNSKDHTTLVAAVKAAELVDVLVSEGPFTVFAPTNDAFAKLPDGTVETLLKPENKKTLQTVLTYHVVSGKLSAKSILKQIKKGNGKAEIKTVSGGVIMAWLKGEDVYISDENGNSAKVTIADVNQSNGVIHVIDTVLLPKS, from the coding sequence ATGAAAACATCAAAATTAATTAAATCAGCGGTATTTACAATGGCAATTTTCACAGCTATTAGTGGTTTTTCTCAAGAGAAAATGACGAAAGAACAAACCGTAATGGTGGGCGGGGCAGCCATGTATCCAAGTAAAAATATTGTAGAAAATGCAGTTAATTCAAAAGACCATACCACCCTAGTAGCAGCCGTAAAAGCAGCAGAATTAGTAGATGTGTTGGTTAGCGAAGGACCTTTCACTGTTTTTGCACCAACAAATGATGCTTTTGCAAAATTACCAGATGGTACCGTTGAAACCTTACTAAAGCCAGAAAACAAAAAAACACTTCAAACCGTATTAACATACCACGTGGTTTCTGGAAAGTTGAGTGCTAAATCTATTTTAAAACAAATTAAAAAAGGAAATGGAAAAGCTGAAATTAAAACAGTAAGCGGAGGCGTTATTATGGCCTGGTTAAAAGGAGAAGACGTTTATATTTCAGATGAAAATGGTAACTCAGCAAAAGTTACTATTGCAGATGTTAACCAATCGAACGGTGTGATTCATGTTATTGATACTGTATTATTACCAAAATCATAA
- a CDS encoding C40 family peptidase produces the protein MQYGICNLSIVPLRLEAADTSEMVSQVLYGDIFKILEARKSWCKIRLAFDKYEGWIDQKQYLEISKEAYSIINQEIPILSTDLVECVEDDHKQLYSIPLGSSLNGLQLLNHHFEGHSSNIKQKKEALVNTAFSYLNAPYLWGGKTPFGIDCSGFTQMVYKLNGYKILRDASQQASQGEALSFIEESEPGDLAFFDNAEGTITHVGIIMRDNYIIHAHGKVRIDRLDHSGIYNVDTRMHTHKLRVIKKII, from the coding sequence ATGCAATACGGCATTTGCAACTTAAGCATTGTTCCTTTAAGACTTGAAGCAGCTGATACTAGCGAAATGGTTTCGCAAGTGTTGTATGGTGATATTTTTAAAATCTTAGAAGCACGTAAGTCTTGGTGTAAAATCCGTTTAGCATTTGATAAATATGAGGGCTGGATAGATCAAAAGCAGTATTTAGAAATTTCAAAAGAAGCTTATAGTATCATCAACCAAGAAATACCAATACTGTCTACAGACCTGGTTGAATGTGTTGAAGACGACCATAAGCAATTATATTCTATTCCTTTGGGGTCCTCTTTAAACGGATTACAACTTTTAAATCATCATTTTGAAGGCCATTCTTCTAACATAAAACAAAAAAAAGAAGCCCTTGTAAATACTGCTTTTTCTTATTTAAACGCGCCTTACCTTTGGGGAGGAAAAACGCCTTTTGGTATTGACTGTTCTGGATTTACACAAATGGTTTACAAATTGAATGGCTACAAAATATTACGCGATGCTTCGCAACAAGCCTCTCAAGGGGAAGCTTTGAGTTTTATAGAAGAAAGTGAGCCAGGGGATTTGGCCTTTTTTGATAATGCAGAGGGTACTATTACACACGTAGGTATTATTATGAGAGATAACTACATTATTCATGCCCATGGTAAAGTACGTATTGACCGTTTAGATCATTCTGGTATTTATAATGTGGACACGCGAATGCATACTCATAAACTACGCGTTATAAAAAAAATTATATAA
- a CDS encoding acetyl-CoA C-acyltransferase: MNKEVVIVSAARTPIGSFLGALSTIPAPKLGAIAIKGALDKINLKPELVQEVLMGNVVQAGTGQAPARQAAIFAGIPDTVPCTTINKVCASGMKTVMQAAQAIALGDADIIVAGGMENMSLIPHYYYARSATKFGPTTLIDGMQKDGLVDVYDQNAMGVCADACATEYGFSREDQDAFAIQSYKRAADAWENGRFNNEVVPVEVPQRRGEPIIVTKDEEFSNVRMDKIATLRPAFSKEGTVTAANASTINDGAGAMVLMSREKADELGLKPLATIKGYADAAQEPKWFTTAPAKALPKALDRAGIDIKDVDFFEFNEAFAVVGLANMKLLGLHDSNVNVNGGAVSLGHPLGCSGVRILITLLNVLEQNDAKIGAAAICNGGGGASAVVIERN; this comes from the coding sequence ATGAATAAAGAAGTTGTTATTGTTTCTGCAGCACGTACTCCAATTGGAAGTTTTCTAGGTGCTTTATCTACTATTCCTGCTCCAAAACTGGGAGCCATTGCCATTAAAGGGGCATTAGATAAAATAAATCTAAAACCAGAACTAGTTCAAGAAGTTTTAATGGGTAATGTGGTACAAGCTGGTACAGGACAAGCGCCTGCCAGACAAGCTGCTATTTTTGCTGGTATTCCAGACACAGTGCCTTGTACTACTATAAATAAAGTTTGTGCCTCTGGTATGAAAACCGTTATGCAAGCTGCTCAAGCTATTGCTTTAGGTGATGCAGATATTATTGTTGCTGGTGGGATGGAAAACATGAGTTTAATTCCTCACTATTATTATGCAAGAAGCGCTACTAAATTTGGCCCAACGACCTTAATAGATGGGATGCAAAAAGATGGATTAGTTGATGTTTACGATCAAAATGCTATGGGGGTTTGTGCCGATGCTTGTGCTACTGAATATGGTTTTTCACGTGAGGATCAGGACGCTTTTGCCATACAATCTTACAAACGTGCTGCTGATGCATGGGAGAATGGAAGGTTTAATAATGAAGTTGTACCGGTAGAAGTCCCTCAACGTCGTGGAGAGCCAATAATTGTAACCAAAGATGAAGAATTTAGCAACGTGAGAATGGATAAAATTGCAACTTTACGCCCTGCTTTCTCAAAAGAAGGTACGGTTACTGCTGCCAATGCATCCACAATTAATGATGGTGCGGGCGCTATGGTTTTAATGAGTAGAGAAAAAGCAGATGAATTAGGTTTAAAACCTTTAGCTACAATAAAAGGCTATGCTGATGCAGCACAAGAACCAAAATGGTTTACAACCGCTCCAGCTAAAGCGCTACCTAAAGCACTTGATCGCGCTGGTATAGATATAAAAGATGTAGATTTCTTTGAGTTTAATGAAGCCTTTGCTGTTGTAGGATTAGCAAACATGAAATTATTAGGCTTACATGACAGCAATGTTAACGTTAATGGTGGGGCCGTATCATTAGGCCATCCATTAGGTTGTTCTGGTGTTAGAATCCTTATTACATTGCTTAATGTTTTAGAACAAAATGACGCTAAAATTGGAGCTGCTGCTATTTGTAATGGTGGTGGTGGTGCCTCTGCAGTTGTTATAGAACGTAATTAA
- a CDS encoding HD family phosphohydrolase, producing the protein MKDLINKFYKNHSLIYKVLLFICTTFLIVYLFPKSGKFKYNFEKGKPWQSETLYAPFDFAIQKTEEELTKEKNQIEKNSTKYFELDKSVEPFVLKQYDKTFNKTIPDSIRNDRSRLKRIGKEIIRDLYDYGVLNDIITIKDNANITILDDRVEKKKTDFGNLYNLSEVSTKIESELKKANLNAYSKPLTALFFDIIKPNVTYNKALTEKALQEAFDKISYTRGSIEKGTLIISKGEVVEGNKFLILTSLKSEYKSQVWNESNYNLIIFAYTLLVALALLMLLLFLRKYRLTVFNNNTKVTFIFFNILLMVLLTTLLVNYNSLYIYIVPIAVLPLVLKAFFDARLGLFTHVITVLLLGSIVPNSYEYMFLQIIAGIVTILTVSELYKRANLFISVGQITLVYIIAYFAFFVIHEGSIETLKWETFGTFILCGLATLFVQPLIYIYENLFGLVSDVSLLELSDTNTKLLKRLSNEAPGTFHHSLNVANLAEAAANEIGANAMLIRVGALYHDIGKMNNPTYFTENQSSGLNPHDELSPKESAKIITDHVLDGIEIAKKNNLPDRVIDFIRTHHGTSSVYYFYKKAQEVNEDVDLKDFSYPGPKPFSKETAILMMCDSVEAASKSLKEPTSTKIDNFVENILSKQMEDGQFLNANITFKEIQAIKKVLKRKLANIYHLRIEYPE; encoded by the coding sequence ATGAAGGACTTAATCAATAAATTTTATAAAAATCACTCTTTAATATATAAAGTACTTCTTTTTATCTGTACCACATTTTTAATTGTTTACTTATTCCCTAAAAGTGGAAAATTTAAATACAACTTCGAAAAAGGAAAACCTTGGCAGTCTGAAACACTTTATGCGCCATTTGATTTTGCGATTCAAAAAACAGAAGAGGAGTTAACAAAAGAAAAAAATCAAATTGAAAAGAATAGTACCAAATACTTTGAACTGGATAAATCCGTAGAGCCTTTTGTGTTAAAACAATATGATAAAACTTTTAATAAAACCATTCCAGATTCCATAAGAAATGACAGATCCAGATTAAAAAGAATCGGCAAAGAAATTATTAGAGACCTTTACGACTATGGTGTGCTTAACGACATTATTACCATTAAAGACAATGCAAACATAACCATATTAGATGACCGGGTTGAAAAGAAGAAAACTGATTTTGGAAACCTTTATAATCTATCTGAGGTCAGTACAAAAATAGAATCTGAACTAAAAAAGGCTAATTTAAATGCTTATTCAAAACCGCTAACCGCTTTATTTTTTGATATTATTAAACCAAACGTAACCTATAATAAGGCTTTAACAGAAAAAGCACTTCAGGAAGCATTTGATAAAATATCTTATACAAGAGGTAGTATTGAGAAAGGGACTTTAATTATTTCTAAAGGAGAGGTTGTCGAAGGAAATAAATTTTTGATCTTAACGTCATTAAAGTCTGAATACAAGTCACAAGTTTGGAACGAATCAAATTATAATTTAATAATCTTCGCGTACACACTTCTAGTGGCTTTAGCATTATTAATGCTTTTGTTATTCTTAAGAAAATATAGGTTAACCGTATTTAATAATAATACAAAAGTCACCTTTATCTTTTTCAATATTTTATTAATGGTATTACTAACCACATTATTAGTAAATTATAATTCTCTGTATATTTATATCGTACCTATTGCAGTGTTACCACTAGTATTAAAAGCATTTTTTGATGCGCGTTTGGGTCTATTTACACACGTCATTACTGTTTTATTACTGGGTTCAATTGTACCCAACAGTTATGAATATATGTTCTTACAAATTATAGCGGGAATTGTAACGATTTTAACGGTTTCCGAATTATATAAACGGGCGAACTTATTTATTTCTGTTGGCCAGATAACCTTAGTCTATATCATTGCTTATTTTGCTTTTTTCGTTATTCATGAAGGTAGTATTGAAACGTTAAAATGGGAAACTTTTGGAACGTTTATTCTTTGCGGACTAGCGACTTTATTCGTGCAACCGCTTATTTATATCTATGAAAACCTTTTTGGTTTAGTTTCAGACGTGTCTCTTTTAGAATTGTCAGACACCAATACAAAATTATTAAAACGGCTATCAAATGAAGCGCCAGGGACGTTTCACCACTCATTAAACGTCGCAAATTTGGCTGAAGCAGCCGCCAATGAAATTGGAGCCAATGCCATGCTAATTAGGGTAGGTGCACTGTATCATGATATTGGTAAGATGAATAATCCTACGTATTTCACAGAAAATCAATCTTCAGGCTTAAATCCGCATGATGAATTATCACCAAAAGAAAGTGCTAAAATAATTACCGATCATGTTCTCGATGGTATAGAAATAGCAAAGAAAAATAACCTACCAGATCGTGTTATCGATTTTATTAGAACACACCATGGTACTAGTAGTGTCTATTATTTCTACAAGAAAGCTCAAGAGGTAAATGAAGACGTAGACCTTAAAGATTTTTCATATCCAGGGCCAAAGCCATTTAGTAAAGAGACTGCAATATTAATGATGTGTGATAGTGTTGAAGCAGCTTCTAAGAGTTTAAAAGAGCCAACATCAACAAAAATCGATAATTTTGTAGAGAATATCTTAAGTAAACAGATGGAAGACGGACAATTTTTAAATGCAAATATTACTTTTAAAGAAATTCAGGCTATAAAAAAAGTGCTAAAACGCAAGCTTGCAAATATTTACCATTTACGAATTGAATATCCCGAATAA
- a CDS encoding DUF421 domain-containing protein — MMDWFTFNLNAFFGIILTAIGIYVATIICTRIAGKRSFSKMSSFDFAMTVAIGSIIATTIVSKSVSLQDGIIGLVITYTLQLGMAYLRRYKFIRNTIDNAPLLLMDGNTILTENLKKVRVTEDDLRSKLREANVLELSQVRAVIMEATGDIAVLHTKDQTIEVEDFILKNVKR; from the coding sequence ATGATGGACTGGTTTACATTCAATTTGAACGCTTTTTTTGGAATTATTCTAACTGCTATTGGCATTTATGTAGCTACAATAATTTGTACCCGAATTGCAGGGAAACGCAGTTTTTCTAAAATGTCAAGTTTCGATTTTGCAATGACGGTTGCCATTGGTAGTATTATTGCCACCACGATTGTCTCAAAGTCTGTTAGTCTCCAAGACGGCATTATTGGCTTAGTTATTACCTATACCTTACAATTAGGTATGGCTTATTTACGTAGGTATAAATTCATAAGAAATACAATTGATAATGCACCTCTACTGCTAATGGACGGCAATACAATCCTGACTGAAAATCTAAAAAAAGTGAGGGTCACTGAAGATGATTTGCGTTCCAAGTTGAGAGAAGCCAATGTCTTAGAATTATCTCAAGTACGTGCTGTTATTATGGAAGCTACAGGAGATATCGCAGTCTTACATACAAAAGATCAAACCATAGAAGTTGAAGATTTTATATTGAAAAACGTCAAGCGCTAG
- a CDS encoding AI-2E family transporter has protein sequence MTPQTISNGILRSIAILVGIVILLWFLYTIQSVIAYIAIAGVVSLLGRPIKRFFLIRLKFGDTLSVVITMLLFFLIFVGIISMFIPLAMEQSKNLSLLDINKLQGNIENLYQEFITHFNLQHQDVEESMKDSKVLSNLNFGFIPDFINAFVAGFGSFSIGLFSVLFISFFFLKDSSLFGNSIMSIFPKEHDHRIKRSLLVTRDLLSRYFSGLLLQLLILFSIYSIILLIFGIKNAVIIASLCALLNVIPYVGPIISAVLIILLTMSSNLGESFSEVILPKTIYVMIGFIIAQLVDNFFSQPYIFSKSVKSHPLEIFIIIIIAGLLFGVVGLIIAIPVYTAIKVIAKEFLSEYRVVKKLTKGLDMD, from the coding sequence TTGACTCCACAAACAATCTCAAACGGTATTTTAAGATCAATTGCCATTCTTGTTGGCATCGTAATTCTGCTATGGTTTTTGTATACTATTCAATCTGTTATTGCCTATATCGCAATTGCTGGTGTTGTTTCTTTATTAGGAAGACCCATAAAACGTTTTTTTCTGATAAGACTAAAGTTTGGTGATACTTTATCTGTTGTCATAACCATGCTTTTGTTTTTTTTAATTTTTGTGGGCATAATAAGTATGTTTATTCCACTAGCGATGGAGCAGAGTAAAAATTTATCGCTTTTAGATATTAACAAGCTACAAGGTAATATTGAAAATTTATATCAGGAATTTATTACTCATTTCAATCTGCAACACCAAGATGTTGAGGAATCGATGAAAGACTCTAAGGTATTATCAAATTTAAATTTTGGCTTTATTCCAGATTTTATTAATGCATTTGTTGCTGGTTTTGGCAGCTTTAGTATTGGTTTGTTTTCGGTTTTATTTATCTCGTTCTTCTTTTTAAAAGACAGCTCCTTGTTTGGGAATAGCATCATGTCTATATTCCCAAAAGAACATGACCACCGCATTAAGAGATCCTTATTGGTGACAAGAGATTTATTATCACGATACTTTAGCGGCCTACTCTTACAGTTACTTATTTTATTTTCAATCTACTCTATTATACTCCTTATTTTTGGAATTAAGAATGCAGTAATTATCGCATCACTTTGTGCTTTATTAAATGTTATTCCATATGTTGGCCCAATTATTAGTGCCGTTTTGATTATACTGTTAACCATGTCCAGTAATCTCGGTGAAAGTTTTAGTGAAGTTATCTTACCTAAAACCATTTATGTTATGATAGGGTTTATTATAGCGCAATTAGTCGATAACTTTTTTAGTCAGCCCTATATTTTTTCAAAAAGTGTAAAATCACATCCATTGGAGATCTTTATCATCATCATCATCGCCGGTTTACTTTTTGGAGTCGTTGGTTTAATTATAGCTATCCCTGTTTACACAGCTATCAAAGTTATTGCGAAAGAATTCTTATCAGAATACCGAGTGGTTAAAAAACTAACCAAAGGATTAGACATGGATTAA
- a CDS encoding TrmH family RNA methyltransferase, whose product MQLNHYTNHFKKQKFPIVLVCENVTNAPNIGSLFRTADAFGIEKIIFCGSSIPLGRKMTKTSRATEKVVNYETFEKASVVISQLKADNYQIIAIEITENSKPIHTYSFSTNKPIALIIGDENFGVSEYLLKQSDAIIYIDMFGQNSSMNVVQATTIALYEITKQSR is encoded by the coding sequence GTGCAGCTCAACCACTACACCAACCATTTTAAAAAGCAAAAATTCCCAATCGTTTTAGTTTGCGAAAATGTCACCAATGCACCAAATATTGGTAGTTTATTTCGTACGGCAGATGCCTTTGGTATTGAAAAAATTATATTTTGCGGGAGTAGTATTCCTTTAGGACGGAAGATGACAAAAACGTCTCGGGCAACAGAAAAGGTAGTTAATTATGAAACTTTTGAGAAGGCTTCAGTTGTCATTTCTCAATTAAAAGCTGATAACTATCAAATCATAGCCATAGAAATTACTGAGAACAGCAAACCCATTCATACGTATAGTTTTTCTACAAACAAACCAATCGCTTTAATTATTGGAGATGAGAATTTTGGTGTTTCTGAATATTTATTGAAACAAAGCGATGCCATTATTTATATTGATATGTTTGGACAAAACAGTAGCATGAACGTAGTGCAAGCCACCACCATCGCATTATATGAAATAACGAAGCAATCGCGTTAA
- a CDS encoding DUF4159 domain-containing protein — protein sequence MKLYLSIFSFLFSVLLFGQDLAVLKYGGGGDWYSNPTALPNLIQFCNANIATRLNEKPETVEAGSTAIFQYPMLHMTGHGNVFFSDEEAENLRTYLESGGFLHIDDNYGMKDYVIKELKKVFPDQELKELPANHGIFSTAFKFPKGLPKIHEHDGKRPQALGLFFESRLVLVLTIESDLGDGWEDQEVHNDPQDIRLKALQMGANIVKYVFEN from the coding sequence ATGAAGTTATATCTATCTATTTTCTCCTTTCTTTTTTCTGTACTTCTTTTTGGTCAGGATTTAGCCGTTTTAAAATATGGTGGTGGTGGCGATTGGTATTCCAATCCTACAGCCTTACCAAATTTAATTCAGTTCTGTAATGCCAATATTGCGACAAGACTAAATGAAAAACCAGAGACTGTTGAAGCTGGTAGCACGGCTATTTTTCAATACCCCATGTTACACATGACTGGTCATGGTAATGTGTTTTTTAGCGACGAAGAAGCCGAAAATTTAAGAACCTACCTTGAAAGTGGTGGTTTTTTACATATTGATGACAATTATGGTATGAAAGACTATGTCATTAAAGAGCTTAAAAAAGTGTTTCCAGATCAAGAATTAAAAGAATTACCGGCTAATCATGGCATTTTTAGTACCGCCTTTAAATTTCCTAAAGGCTTACCAAAAATTCATGAACACGATGGTAAAAGACCACAAGCTTTAGGGTTGTTTTTTGAGTCACGTTTGGTTTTGGTATTAACTATTGAGAGTGATTTAGGCGATGGTTGGGAAGACCAAGAAGTACATAATGACCCACAAGATATAAGATTAAAGGCATTGCAAATGGGAGCTAATATTGTGAAGTATGTTTTTGAGAATTAA